Proteins from a genomic interval of Zingiber officinale cultivar Zhangliang chromosome 1B, Zo_v1.1, whole genome shotgun sequence:
- the LOC122054345 gene encoding pentatricopeptide repeat-containing protein At5g56310-like — translation MSSLLPPLKLPPSAALGESLPPAAHRILHAISTCTSPAQLPLIQSQILVHRLHPNTTVASAFINVCLTLRRLSPALSLFSLLHRPHVFLCNTLLRALLLLPSSSPSLPPLFLLSHMLRSSVPPNRYTFPVVLKSLPRGDLPRGRMLHALSLRFGLASDLHVRNSLLHLYATAADIPSSEQLFDEIPAPDVVAWTTLITGYAGRHRPGDALLAFERMHFAGVAPNRVTMVSALVACAAHGALDVGVWIHDYIRNRGWKLDVVLGTSLVDMYSKCGRIDAGLEVFWSMAERNAYTWNSVIMGLALAKCGREALQWLSRMESEGVRPDGVTLIAVLCACSHSGLVEAAWQLFDAMVAGKYGFRPGIRHYGCMVDLLGRAGLLGEAVRFIEAMPFAPNVVIWGSLLHGSRAHGELSFSELAARKLVELEPTNIAHYVVLSNLYVEMGRWLEAEEVRRFVKESGLRKDPGWSLAEPTTGVEECVAL, via the coding sequence ATGTCGTCGCTGCTTCCGCCGCTAAAGCTTCCTCCGTCGGCGGCGTTGGGGGAGTCGCTGCCCCCTGCCGCCCATCGGATTCTGCATGCCATCAGCACGTGCACCTCCCCCGCCCAGCTTCCTCTCATCCAGTCCCAAATCCTCGTCCACCGCCTCCACCCCAACACCACCGTCGCTTCCGCCTTCATCAACGTCTGCCTCACCCTCCGCCGCCTCTCCCCCGCCCTTTCCCTCTTCTCCCTCCTCCACCGACCCCACGTCTTCCTCTGCAATACCCTCCTCCGcgctctcctcctccttccttcctcttccccttctctcccgcccctcttcctcctctcccacATGCTCCGCTCCTCCGTTCCCCCCAACCGATACACTTTCCCAGTCGTCCTCAAGTCCCTTCCCCGCGGCGACCTGCCTCGCGGCCGCATGCTCCACGCCCTGTCTCTCCGATTCGGCCTCGCCTCTGACCTCCACGTCCGCAACTCCCTTCTTCATCTCTACGCCACGGCTGCCGACATCCCCTCCTCCGAGCAACTGTTCGACGAAATTCCCGCCCCCGATGTCGTCGCCTGGACCACCCTCATCACCGGTTACGCCGGACGCCACCGTCCTGGCGACGCCCTTCTCGCCTTCGAGCGAATGCATTTCGCCGGCGTGGCTCCTAACCGCGTCACCATGGTCAGCGCCCTGGTCGCTTGCGCCGCCCACGGAGCCCTTGACGTCGGCGTCTGGATCCACGACTACATCCGCAACCGCGGCTGGAAGCTCGACGTCGTCCTCGGGACCTCACTCGTGGACATGTATAGTAAATGCGGTCGGATTGACGCCGGCCTCGAAGTGTTCTGGAGCATGGCCGAGAGGAATGCATACACCTGGAATTCCGTCATCATGGGGCTCGCCCTCGCCAAATGCGGCAGAGAAGCGCTCCAATGGCTCTCGAGGATGGAGAGCGAGGGCGTCAGGCCGGATGGCGTCACGCTCATCGCCGTCCTGTGCGCCTGCAGCCACTCGGGCCTCGTCGAAGCTGCGTGGCAATTGTTCGACGCGATGGTGGCTGGCAAGTACGGATTCCGCCCAGGGATCAGGCACTACGGCTGTATGGTCGACCTCCTGGGGCGCGCCGGCTTACTTGGCGAGGCTGTCAGGTTCATAGAAGCGATGCCGTTTGCGCCCAATGTGGTCATCTGGGGATCCCTCCTCCATGGCTCTAGAGCTCATGGGGAGTTAAGTTTCAGCGAACTAGCGGCGAGAAAACTGGTGGAGCTCGAGCCTACAAACATCGCGCATTACGTGGTGTTGTCGAATCTGTACGTTGAGATGGGGCGATGGCTGGAGGCAGAAGAGGTGCGGAGGTTTGTGAAGGAGAGTGGGTTGCGCAAGGATCCGGGCTGGAGCTTAGCAGAGCCCACGACAGGGGTGGAGGAATGCGTAGCTTTGTAA